A section of the Sphaerobacter thermophilus DSM 20745 genome encodes:
- the yhbH gene encoding sporulation protein YhbH — MFTVTLTQNDWSLHRKGAIDQARHKQKVKEAIRQNLADIVSEQSIITSDGKKIVRVPIRTLEEYKFRFDPNDQQQVGEGDGNSQVGDVLERIGQGQGPGRGPKAGDQPGIDYYEAELTMDELADMVFEDLFLPNLEEKRLQELESEVVRFTDIRKSGPYANLDKKRTIRENIKRNAKRGDPRFGGLKNDDLRFKTWERDIRRESNAVVIAMMDVSGSMGTFEKYISRAFYYWMVRFLRTKYDQVAIVFIAHHTEAKEVTEEEFFTRGESGGTKASSAYQLALDLIAQRFNPANWNIYPFHFSDGDNWPSDNELCRQLADQLLEQCNLFGYGEIRQGRYSYQSTLMHTFQQLDSPKFVTVTIGDKSEVYPALRRFFGPEVGAGTARRAAKEV, encoded by the coding sequence ATGTTCACGGTGACGCTGACGCAGAACGACTGGTCCCTCCACCGTAAGGGGGCGATCGACCAGGCACGCCACAAGCAGAAGGTCAAAGAGGCGATCCGCCAGAACCTGGCCGACATCGTCAGCGAGCAGTCGATCATCACGAGCGACGGCAAGAAGATCGTGCGCGTGCCGATCCGCACCCTAGAGGAGTACAAATTCCGCTTCGACCCCAACGACCAGCAGCAGGTGGGCGAGGGGGACGGCAACTCCCAGGTCGGCGACGTGCTCGAGCGCATCGGCCAGGGACAGGGGCCGGGCCGCGGCCCCAAGGCCGGCGACCAGCCGGGCATCGACTACTACGAGGCCGAGCTGACGATGGACGAGCTGGCGGACATGGTCTTTGAAGACCTCTTCCTGCCCAACCTGGAGGAGAAGCGGCTCCAGGAGCTCGAGTCCGAGGTCGTCCGCTTCACCGACATCCGCAAGAGCGGACCGTACGCCAACCTCGACAAGAAGCGCACCATCCGCGAGAACATCAAGCGGAACGCCAAGCGAGGCGACCCGCGCTTCGGCGGGCTGAAGAACGACGACCTCCGCTTCAAGACCTGGGAGCGGGACATCCGCCGCGAGTCGAACGCCGTCGTCATCGCCATGATGGACGTGTCCGGCTCGATGGGCACCTTCGAGAAGTACATCAGCCGCGCCTTCTACTACTGGATGGTCCGCTTCCTCCGCACCAAGTACGACCAGGTGGCGATCGTCTTCATCGCCCACCACACCGAGGCCAAGGAGGTCACCGAGGAAGAGTTCTTCACCCGCGGCGAGAGCGGCGGCACCAAGGCCAGCTCCGCCTACCAGCTCGCGCTCGATCTGATCGCGCAGCGGTTCAACCCGGCCAATTGGAACATCTACCCGTTCCACTTCTCCGACGGTGACAACTGGCCGTCGGACAACGAGCTCTGCCGACAGTTGGCCGACCAGTTGCTGGAGCAGTGCAACCTGTTCGGCTACGGCGAGATCCGCCAGGGCCGGTACTCCTACCAGAGCACGCTGATGCACACGTTCCAGCAGCTCGACAGCCCAAAGTTCGTGACGGTGACCATCGGCGACAAGTCCGAGGTCTACCCCGCCCTGCGCCGGTTCTTCGGCCCCGAGGTCGGAGCCGGCACCGCGCGCCGCGCCGCCAAGGAGGTGTAG
- a CDS encoding polysaccharide deacetylase family protein, protein MGRWKGGAQCAVMLTFDVDAETLWLAGDATRLNQPGMLSQGTYGARVAVPLILDLLERAGIRATFFVPGWTAETHADVIRAVHERGHEIGHHGYLHEQPTALAPEEEAEVLVRGINALQAISGEAPVGYRSPAWEFSAHTLDLLQRHGFRYSSNLMSDFVPWVHPGTDIVELPVQWLLDDAPFFLFGSGRTQRPIQPAAVAYQAWTEEFEGIYRHGGLFNLTMHPQLIGRPGRLLMLERLIEFIRGHEGVWFATGREVAEFWQREG, encoded by the coding sequence ATGGGACGCTGGAAGGGCGGCGCGCAGTGCGCCGTGATGCTCACCTTCGATGTCGATGCCGAGACGCTGTGGCTGGCGGGCGATGCGACGCGGCTCAACCAGCCTGGCATGCTGTCGCAGGGCACGTACGGCGCGCGGGTGGCAGTGCCGCTGATCCTCGACCTCCTCGAGCGCGCGGGGATCCGCGCGACCTTCTTTGTGCCCGGTTGGACGGCGGAGACGCACGCCGACGTGATCCGCGCCGTCCACGAGCGAGGCCATGAGATCGGCCATCACGGCTACCTGCACGAGCAGCCGACCGCGCTGGCGCCGGAGGAGGAGGCGGAGGTCCTGGTGCGCGGGATCAACGCCCTGCAAGCCATCAGCGGAGAGGCACCGGTGGGCTATCGCTCTCCGGCCTGGGAGTTCTCGGCCCACACGCTCGACCTCTTGCAGCGCCACGGGTTCCGCTACTCCTCGAACCTGATGAGCGACTTCGTTCCCTGGGTTCACCCGGGGACGGACATCGTGGAGCTTCCGGTCCAGTGGTTGCTCGACGACGCGCCGTTCTTCCTCTTCGGGAGCGGGCGGACCCAGCGACCGATCCAGCCCGCGGCGGTAGCCTACCAGGCCTGGACCGAGGAGTTTGAGGGGATCTACCGCCACGGCGGGCTGTTCAACCTGACGATGCACCCCCAGTTGATCGGCCGTCCGGGGCGGCTGCTGATGCTGGAGCGGCTGATCGAGTTCATCCGCGGCCACGAGGGCGTCTGGTTCGCCACCGGGCGCGAGGTCGCGGAGTTCTGGCAGCGGGAGGGATAG
- a CDS encoding response regulator transcription factor yields MRIVIVDADAMNAKFLTFVLAEAGHREIIHANSVPAALRAVFSAETDLVLLDLALPEMDGIALCQTLRERGYTGPIIFVTQGGTTQDKVRAFARGADDFVQRPFDPGELVARIGAVVRRAQHQARQQASTELRVGDATLSMSDLTFQVGDREPVRLTPTEMQILAHLMQSSGTPVSRKRLIERTWGVDFLHESNRVDVYIRRLREKIEPEPSSPIYVRTVRGVGYVFCPPEKSSSAPPQSRGTCPHRCCRTLGRAPARAGRGVRRSVLQSLSATRAPRHKAPLRQCASTGATRAVAQPSSARARCATGHS; encoded by the coding sequence ATGCGCATCGTCATCGTCGATGCGGACGCCATGAACGCCAAATTCCTGACCTTCGTGCTCGCCGAGGCCGGGCATCGAGAGATTATCCATGCGAACTCCGTCCCAGCCGCCCTCCGGGCGGTTTTCAGTGCCGAGACAGACCTCGTGCTGCTCGATCTCGCCCTGCCCGAGATGGACGGGATCGCCCTCTGCCAGACGCTGCGCGAGCGTGGCTACACCGGCCCGATCATCTTCGTCACGCAGGGCGGCACGACGCAGGACAAGGTGCGCGCTTTCGCCCGGGGCGCCGACGACTTTGTGCAGCGGCCTTTCGATCCCGGCGAACTCGTTGCCCGCATCGGCGCTGTGGTCCGTCGCGCACAGCACCAAGCCCGGCAGCAGGCCAGCACAGAGCTCCGCGTCGGGGATGCCACGCTTTCGATGAGCGACCTGACGTTCCAGGTCGGCGATCGGGAGCCGGTGCGCTTGACGCCGACCGAGATGCAGATCCTGGCGCACTTGATGCAGAGCAGCGGCACTCCGGTCAGCCGCAAGCGGCTCATTGAGCGCACCTGGGGCGTCGATTTCCTGCACGAGTCCAATCGAGTGGATGTCTACATCCGCAGGCTGCGCGAGAAGATCGAGCCCGAGCCGTCGTCGCCGATCTACGTGCGGACAGTCCGCGGGGTGGGCTACGTCTTCTGCCCACCGGAGAAGTCCAGCTCCGCGCCCCCCCAATCACGAGGAACCTGCCCGCACCGCTGCTGCCGGACGCTAGGCCGGGCGCCAGCCCGTGCCGGACGTGGCGTCCGGCGCTCCGTTCTCCAGTCACTCAGCGCAACCAGAGCCCCCAGACACAAGGCCCCACTCCGTCAGTGCGCGAGTACTGGTGCCACGCGGGCTGTCGCTCAGCCCTCTTCGGCCAGGGCGAGGTGCGCCACGGGGCACTCGTAG
- a CDS encoding DUF2851 family protein, translated as MTQVGELVLARVWHAQWLADRLRTTDGRPLRVVYRGVWTHGAGPDFTGALLDLDGTLVRGDVEVHVRAAGWYEHGHHRDPAYNGVVLHAVLDPDPGRPARRQDGVVVATLALRPYLLGPIEQFNPGPALRPLGAIGFAHCAPAVAATRPDALVRVWEAAGDERLAGKVASISQALSTAPPAQVLYARLLDALGYSRNREGMGAVAARLPYDHLEARLVGRSPRERWERAAGLLLGVGGFLPLSPREAALADIDPATAVAIERQWQRLGGPWHDARLPPTVWTLARQRPAAHPLRRLLALAVLLARLDAGLVGDLTDMCLDPDPHRALRRWLTDTNPYLGASHAHEIIVNVVVPFLLAYGDQTGDDRLSAAAADLWDRLPAGAGNALVRKTVEQICGPHRVPVRSARAEQGLLHLQRTGCAPMRCYECPVAHLALAEEG; from the coding sequence ATGACACAAGTTGGAGAGTTGGTCCTGGCTCGGGTCTGGCATGCGCAGTGGCTGGCCGATCGGCTCCGCACGACCGACGGCCGGCCACTGCGCGTGGTCTATCGCGGCGTCTGGACGCACGGCGCCGGCCCGGACTTCACCGGCGCCCTGCTCGACCTGGACGGCACCCTGGTGCGCGGGGACGTCGAGGTGCACGTCCGCGCTGCGGGATGGTACGAGCACGGCCACCATCGCGACCCGGCGTACAACGGCGTCGTGCTCCACGCCGTGCTCGACCCCGACCCGGGCCGCCCGGCGCGCCGGCAGGACGGGGTGGTGGTGGCGACGCTCGCGCTGCGGCCGTACCTGCTCGGTCCCATCGAGCAGTTCAACCCGGGGCCGGCGTTGCGCCCACTGGGGGCGATCGGCTTCGCGCACTGCGCGCCGGCGGTGGCGGCGACCCGGCCCGATGCCCTGGTACGGGTCTGGGAGGCCGCGGGGGACGAACGGCTGGCCGGGAAGGTGGCGAGCATTTCCCAGGCGCTGAGCACGGCCCCGCCCGCTCAGGTCCTCTACGCGCGTCTGCTCGACGCCCTCGGCTACAGCCGGAACCGGGAGGGGATGGGTGCGGTCGCCGCGCGCCTGCCCTACGACCATCTGGAGGCCCGCCTGGTGGGGCGGTCACCCCGTGAGCGCTGGGAACGCGCGGCCGGGCTGCTGCTCGGCGTGGGTGGGTTTCTACCCCTCTCCCCGCGTGAGGCTGCCCTGGCCGACATCGATCCGGCCACGGCCGTGGCCATCGAGCGCCAGTGGCAGCGGCTCGGCGGGCCGTGGCACGACGCGCGCCTGCCGCCGACCGTCTGGACGCTGGCCCGGCAGCGGCCCGCGGCGCACCCGCTGCGGCGGCTGTTGGCGCTGGCGGTGCTCCTGGCGCGGCTGGATGCCGGGCTGGTGGGGGATCTCACGGACATGTGCCTCGATCCCGACCCACACCGGGCGCTGCGCCGCTGGCTGACCGACACCAACCCCTACCTCGGCGCGAGCCATGCCCACGAGATCATCGTCAACGTAGTTGTGCCGTTCTTGTTGGCCTATGGGGATCAGACGGGAGACGACCGCCTGTCTGCAGCGGCGGCCGACCTGTGGGACCGGCTGCCGGCCGGGGCCGGCAACGCGCTGGTGCGGAAGACGGTCGAACAGATCTGCGGGCCGCATCGGGTGCCGGTCCGCAGTGCCAGGGCCGAGCAGGGGCTCCTGCACCTTCAACGCACTGGTTGCGCCCCGATGCGCTGCTACGAGTGCCCCGTGGCGCACCTCGCCCTGGCCGAAGAGGGCTGA
- a CDS encoding SpoVR family protein has product MHQTGPTQRYMQELQEGIEQIWEVAQELGLRPFPTHFEIVPAAVMYEIGSYGMPGRFSHWTHGKAYQMQKTMYDYGLSKIYELVINTNPCYAFLLETNTVLQNKLVAAHVLAHSDFFANNAHFAKTSRRMVDTVSLNADRIRRYEFEHGTDEVERLLDAALSIQEHIDPYITPEDVQPAKPEAPRRPASTYDDLFRLDERGEPEPEPSDEDSSRLRPAQPVRDLLLFILTHSPRLDDWERDVVSIVRTEMLYFYPQLQTKIINEGWASYWHAQIMRELDLSTDEYLEFAQLHAAILQPSPRRINPYHLGYRILEDIERRANEAGEDGRAKLFEVREVESDVSLIRNYLTEELVEDLDLYLYQRVGDELVIVDKRWESVRERLCAQLTNHGFPVIQVEDGDYNGNSELYLRHVWDGEKLDLHYAQKTMEHIYRLWDRRIWLETRKDEDEPLILSYDAREGHKIHT; this is encoded by the coding sequence ATGCATCAGACAGGACCCACCCAGCGCTACATGCAGGAACTGCAGGAGGGGATCGAGCAGATCTGGGAGGTCGCGCAGGAGCTCGGGTTGCGCCCCTTCCCGACCCACTTCGAGATCGTGCCCGCCGCCGTCATGTACGAGATCGGCTCCTACGGCATGCCCGGTCGCTTCTCGCACTGGACACACGGTAAGGCGTACCAGATGCAGAAGACGATGTACGACTACGGGCTCAGCAAGATCTACGAGCTGGTCATCAACACCAATCCCTGCTACGCCTTCCTGCTCGAGACGAACACCGTGCTCCAGAACAAGCTGGTGGCGGCGCATGTGCTGGCCCACAGCGACTTCTTCGCCAACAACGCCCACTTCGCCAAGACATCGCGACGCATGGTCGACACCGTCAGCCTGAACGCCGACCGCATCCGCCGCTACGAGTTCGAGCACGGCACCGATGAGGTGGAACGGCTGCTCGACGCCGCCCTGTCCATCCAGGAGCACATCGATCCCTACATCACCCCTGAGGACGTCCAGCCGGCCAAACCGGAGGCGCCGCGGAGGCCCGCCAGCACCTACGACGACCTCTTCCGCCTCGACGAGCGAGGAGAGCCGGAACCCGAGCCCTCCGACGAGGACTCGTCCCGCCTGCGGCCCGCCCAGCCGGTGCGCGACCTCCTGCTCTTCATCCTCACCCATTCGCCGCGCCTGGACGACTGGGAGCGGGATGTCGTCTCGATCGTGCGCACCGAGATGCTCTACTTCTACCCCCAGCTCCAGACCAAGATCATCAACGAGGGCTGGGCCTCCTACTGGCACGCCCAGATCATGCGCGAGCTGGATCTGAGCACCGACGAGTATCTGGAGTTCGCCCAGCTCCACGCGGCGATCCTCCAGCCCTCCCCGCGGCGGATCAACCCCTATCACCTCGGCTACCGCATCCTGGAGGACATCGAGCGCCGCGCCAACGAGGCCGGCGAGGACGGTCGCGCCAAGCTCTTCGAGGTTCGGGAGGTCGAGAGCGATGTCTCCCTGATCCGCAACTACCTGACTGAGGAGCTGGTGGAGGATCTCGACCTCTACCTCTACCAGCGGGTCGGGGACGAACTCGTCATCGTCGACAAGAGGTGGGAGTCCGTCCGCGAGCGACTCTGCGCCCAGCTCACCAACCACGGCTTCCCGGTGATCCAGGTCGAGGACGGCGACTACAACGGCAACTCGGAGCTCTACCTGCGACACGTCTGGGACGGCGAGAAGCTCGACCTGCACTACGCCCAGAAGACCATGGAGCACATCTACCGTCTCTGGGACCGCCGCATCTGGCTGGAGACCCGCAAGGACGAGGACGAGCCCCTCATCCTCTCCTACGACGCGCGCGAGGGCCACAAGATCCACACGTGA
- a CDS encoding helix-turn-helix domain-containing protein gives MNTAEQSGAVLRRSRQQIGPALRALRERRGWTLAQLAAESGVSRSQVWRLEQGQNVPSYLTLARLAKALEVEINYFTSFESTATELDRDLSSYLRRVGVPEDTWAEFGRLGLEARGALLDALRRLTEPQEQVASRQRAAEAALAMRGLPEAAPEVLSTIDEVGLTPLEFARTWTQFEELPGDRICVAHRLSTVTGAPGLDHFRVFRLLYGVEFPDPRLLRWWASSTQSAIFATLQEHESRTIYPLASLERYLTTGEWGMRFAFSPKTVRAHVQATIDLLQSNPRFRIGLVDEMPPLGFFVKGTDGALIYPLADSDPQEASSNRVALRFTSPEVVTRVRDYFESLWDAIPPERKDSEAVIAWLKSRLG, from the coding sequence ATGAACACGGCGGAGCAGAGCGGTGCCGTCCTGCGGCGTTCACGCCAGCAGATCGGCCCGGCACTGCGCGCCTTGCGTGAGCGGCGCGGCTGGACGCTGGCCCAGTTGGCGGCCGAGTCAGGTGTCTCGCGCTCCCAGGTTTGGCGCCTGGAACAGGGACAGAACGTCCCCTCGTACCTCACGCTCGCACGCCTTGCGAAGGCGCTTGAGGTCGAGATCAACTATTTCACTTCGTTCGAGAGCACGGCGACGGAGCTTGATCGGGACCTGAGCAGCTACCTGCGCCGGGTCGGCGTCCCGGAGGACACCTGGGCCGAGTTCGGCCGGCTCGGCCTCGAGGCGCGGGGCGCGCTGCTCGATGCGCTGCGTCGGCTGACCGAGCCACAGGAGCAGGTGGCATCGCGCCAGCGTGCCGCCGAGGCGGCTCTCGCCATGCGCGGCCTGCCCGAGGCCGCCCCGGAGGTTCTGAGCACCATCGACGAGGTTGGCCTGACTCCGCTCGAATTCGCTCGCACCTGGACCCAGTTCGAGGAGCTCCCGGGCGATCGGATCTGCGTCGCCCACCGGCTCTCGACCGTCACCGGAGCGCCAGGACTGGATCACTTCAGGGTTTTCCGCCTCCTTTACGGCGTCGAGTTCCCCGATCCCCGGCTCCTGCGATGGTGGGCCTCATCGACCCAGTCGGCCATCTTCGCGACGCTCCAGGAGCACGAGTCTCGCACGATCTATCCGCTGGCCAGCCTCGAACGCTACCTGACGACCGGTGAGTGGGGCATGCGCTTCGCCTTCTCCCCCAAGACCGTGCGCGCGCATGTCCAGGCCACGATCGATCTGCTCCAGAGCAACCCGCGCTTCCGGATCGGCCTCGTGGACGAGATGCCGCCGCTCGGTTTCTTCGTTAAGGGGACCGATGGCGCCCTGATCTACCCGCTGGCCGACAGTGATCCACAGGAAGCCAGCAGTAACCGGGTCGCTTTGCGCTTCACTAGCCCCGAGGTCGTAACCCGCGTCCGTGACTACTTCGAGTCCCTCTGGGACGCGATCCCGCCCGAGCGGAAGGACTCCGAGGCTGTCATCGCCTGGCTCAAGTCGCGTTTGGGGTGA
- a CDS encoding PrkA family serine protein kinase: MNLVERLESFRAEEQKLSWEGTFADYFDMVVANPTIAQLAHARIFNMIQDAGVTERDDGTIDYAFFHDEIFGIEKSLQQIVEYFRSAAQRLEVRKRILLLMGPVGGGKSTIVTMLKRGLERYTRNDRGALYAIKGCPMHEEPLHLVPESIRTELMTDYGVYIEGELCPWCRFQLENAERNENHPWSRPGQPFSGRHEDVPVVRVAFSEKHRIGIGTFTPSDPKSQDISELVGGIDLSTIGEVGTESDPRAYRFDGELNIANRGLVEFVEMLKTDERFLYVLLTLSQEQNIKTGRFSMIYADEVVISHTNEHEYLAFVGNKKSEALQDRIILVKVPYNLRVTDEVRIYQKLLKQSAIRDIHISPGTLETAATFAVLSRLEESKKAGMTLMKKLKLYDGQAVEGFTQKDVRELQEEADREGMEGISPRYVINRLSAALVRDGVTCINAIDALRSLRDGLEQHTSISREEHERLLNLIAEARREYDEVAKREVQKAFVYSFEESARTLLNNYLDNVEAYCNKTKVIDPVTEEEMEPDERLMRSIEEQIGITENGKRQFREEILIRISSLARRGQTFDYKSHERLQEAIEKKLFADLRDVVKITTSTKTPDADQLRRINDVVDRLIREQGYCPVCANELLKYVGALLNR; the protein is encoded by the coding sequence ATGAATCTGGTCGAACGCTTGGAATCCTTTCGCGCGGAAGAGCAGAAGCTCAGTTGGGAGGGCACCTTCGCCGACTACTTCGACATGGTGGTTGCCAACCCAACCATCGCCCAACTGGCGCACGCTCGCATCTTCAACATGATCCAGGACGCGGGCGTGACCGAGCGGGATGACGGCACCATCGACTACGCCTTCTTCCACGACGAGATCTTCGGCATCGAGAAGTCGCTCCAGCAGATCGTCGAGTACTTCCGGTCAGCCGCCCAGCGGCTCGAGGTGCGCAAGCGCATCCTCCTGCTCATGGGGCCGGTCGGCGGCGGAAAGTCGACGATCGTGACCATGCTCAAGCGGGGGCTGGAGCGCTACACCCGGAACGACCGTGGCGCCCTGTACGCCATCAAGGGCTGCCCGATGCACGAAGAGCCGCTGCACCTCGTGCCCGAGTCGATCCGCACCGAGTTGATGACCGACTACGGTGTCTACATCGAGGGCGAGCTCTGCCCCTGGTGCCGCTTCCAACTGGAGAACGCCGAGCGCAACGAGAACCACCCGTGGAGCCGGCCGGGCCAGCCCTTCTCCGGACGCCACGAGGACGTCCCGGTGGTGCGGGTCGCTTTCTCCGAAAAGCACCGTATCGGCATCGGTACCTTCACCCCGTCGGACCCCAAGAGCCAGGACATCTCGGAGCTGGTCGGCGGCATCGACCTCTCCACCATCGGCGAGGTCGGCACCGAGTCCGACCCGCGCGCCTACCGCTTCGACGGGGAGCTCAACATCGCGAACCGCGGGCTGGTCGAGTTCGTCGAGATGCTCAAGACCGACGAGCGCTTCCTCTACGTGCTCCTGACGCTGTCGCAGGAGCAGAACATCAAGACCGGCCGCTTCTCGATGATCTACGCCGACGAGGTGGTCATCTCCCACACCAACGAGCATGAATACCTGGCCTTCGTCGGCAACAAGAAGAGCGAGGCACTGCAGGACCGCATCATCCTGGTCAAGGTCCCGTACAACCTGCGCGTGACCGACGAGGTCCGCATCTACCAGAAGCTGCTCAAGCAGAGCGCCATCCGCGACATCCACATCTCGCCCGGCACACTGGAGACGGCCGCGACCTTCGCCGTTCTCTCCCGCCTGGAGGAGAGCAAGAAGGCCGGCATGACCCTCATGAAGAAGCTCAAGCTCTATGACGGCCAGGCGGTCGAGGGCTTCACCCAGAAGGATGTGCGGGAGCTGCAAGAGGAAGCGGACCGCGAGGGCATGGAGGGCATCTCGCCCCGCTACGTCATCAACCGGCTCTCAGCGGCGCTGGTGCGCGACGGTGTCACCTGCATCAACGCGATCGACGCCCTGCGCAGCCTGCGCGACGGCCTGGAGCAGCACACGAGCATCTCCCGTGAGGAGCACGAACGGCTGCTGAACCTGATCGCTGAGGCCCGCCGCGAGTACGACGAGGTGGCCAAGCGCGAGGTGCAGAAGGCATTCGTCTACTCCTTCGAGGAATCGGCTCGCACCCTCCTCAACAACTACCTCGACAACGTCGAGGCCTACTGCAACAAGACCAAGGTGATCGACCCCGTCACGGAGGAGGAGATGGAGCCGGACGAGCGGCTCATGCGCTCGATCGAGGAGCAGATCGGCATCACGGAGAACGGCAAGCGCCAGTTCCGTGAGGAGATCCTGATCCGCATCTCGTCGCTGGCCCGCCGCGGGCAGACGTTCGACTACAAGTCGCACGAGCGCCTGCAGGAGGCCATCGAGAAGAAGCTGTTCGCCGACCTGCGCGACGTGGTCAAGATCACCACGTCGACCAAGACTCCGGATGCCGACCAGCTCCGCCGCATCAACGACGTGGTCGATCGGCTGATCCGGGAGCAGGGCTATTGCCCGGTCTGCGCCAACGAGCTGCTGAAGTACGTCGGCGCGCTGCTCAACCGGTAG
- a CDS encoding type 1 glutamine amidotransferase domain-containing protein has product MAQQELKGQRVAALLTDGVEQVELTEPMKALQEAGAEVKIVALKSGKVKAWDFDHWGEEFDVDLTIDHANPNDFQALLLPGGVMNPDTLRMNEKAVQFVRQMVRSGKPVASICHGPWMLVEADVVEGRTLTSYPSLQTDIRNAGGKWVDQEVVVDQGIVTSRNPNDLPAFIRKMIEEFREGDHDRALADAVEQASEESFPASDAPSWSPASATPNTERPSPEG; this is encoded by the coding sequence ATGGCGCAGCAGGAACTCAAGGGACAGAGGGTGGCCGCGCTCTTGACCGACGGGGTCGAGCAGGTTGAGCTGACCGAGCCGATGAAGGCGCTGCAGGAAGCCGGCGCCGAGGTCAAGATCGTGGCGCTCAAGAGTGGCAAGGTGAAGGCGTGGGACTTTGACCACTGGGGCGAGGAGTTCGACGTCGACCTCACCATCGACCACGCCAACCCCAACGACTTCCAGGCACTGCTCCTGCCCGGCGGGGTAATGAACCCGGACACACTGCGCATGAACGAGAAGGCGGTGCAGTTCGTCCGGCAGATGGTTCGCTCGGGCAAGCCGGTAGCATCGATCTGCCACGGGCCGTGGATGCTGGTCGAGGCCGACGTCGTCGAAGGCCGTACCCTGACGAGCTACCCCTCGCTGCAGACGGACATCCGCAACGCCGGCGGGAAGTGGGTAGACCAGGAGGTCGTCGTCGACCAGGGTATCGTCACCAGCCGCAACCCGAATGACCTCCCGGCCTTCATCCGGAAGATGATCGAGGAGTTTCGGGAGGGCGACCACGACCGGGCGCTCGCCGATGCCGTGGAGCAGGCGTCGGAAGAGTCGTTCCCGGCCAGCGACGCGCCGAGCTGGTCTCCGGCATCGGCCACCCCCAACACCGAGCGCCCCTCACCCGAGGGCTAG
- a CDS encoding PLP-dependent aminotransferase family protein produces MISFVYGDPDVPSLPLEEMAQAAEYLAENNRRDALAYQNAIQGDELNESLAQKLARDQGIHVSPEQIFVSHGASAGLSLLCDMVLDPGDVVLADAPAWMGATNMFRLAGAEVIGVPLDDDGIDPARVEAVLDDLARQGRKPKFLYTIPTFQNPEGVELSLERRHALAKLADERDLLIVEDDAYVDLRFSGEPKPTLFSLSQRGNVLFSGTLSKTIAAGLRLGYLVGPADVMATMARGAVDTLRNTYTAALADWYLRSGKLEAHIIELRQIYREKCERMLAALEREMPEGTSWTRPNGGFFIWLTLPEGVDAVDMLPAAREAGVDYIPGTAFYSDGSGRGNLRLSYSGVTLEQIDEGIARLAKVTRAALAKAGAPAD; encoded by the coding sequence ATGATCTCGTTTGTGTACGGTGATCCCGATGTCCCGAGCTTGCCGCTCGAGGAGATGGCCCAGGCCGCGGAGTATCTGGCGGAGAACAACCGGCGCGACGCGCTCGCGTACCAGAACGCGATCCAGGGCGACGAGTTGAACGAGTCATTGGCTCAGAAGCTCGCCCGTGACCAGGGCATCCACGTCAGCCCTGAGCAGATCTTCGTCAGCCACGGGGCGAGCGCGGGTCTCTCCCTCCTGTGCGACATGGTGCTCGATCCGGGCGATGTGGTCCTGGCCGACGCGCCCGCCTGGATGGGGGCCACCAACATGTTCCGGCTGGCAGGCGCGGAGGTCATTGGCGTGCCGCTGGATGACGACGGCATCGACCCGGCCCGGGTTGAGGCGGTGCTGGACGATCTGGCGCGCCAGGGGCGCAAGCCGAAGTTTCTCTACACCATCCCGACCTTCCAGAATCCGGAAGGGGTGGAGCTGAGCCTGGAGCGCCGCCACGCGCTGGCCAAGCTGGCCGACGAGCGCGACCTGCTGATCGTCGAGGATGACGCGTACGTCGACCTGCGCTTCAGCGGCGAGCCGAAGCCGACGCTCTTCAGCCTGTCCCAGCGCGGCAACGTCCTCTTCTCCGGGACGCTGTCCAAGACCATCGCGGCCGGGCTGCGGCTCGGCTACCTGGTTGGTCCGGCTGACGTGATGGCAACGATGGCGCGCGGCGCGGTGGACACCCTTCGCAACACCTACACGGCGGCGCTGGCCGACTGGTATCTGCGCTCGGGCAAGCTGGAGGCGCACATCATCGAGCTGCGCCAGATCTACCGCGAGAAGTGCGAGCGGATGCTGGCCGCGCTCGAGCGGGAGATGCCGGAGGGCACGTCCTGGACGCGGCCCAACGGTGGCTTCTTCATCTGGCTCACGCTACCCGAGGGCGTGGACGCGGTCGACATGCTGCCGGCGGCGCGCGAGGCGGGTGTGGACTACATCCCGGGCACGGCCTTCTATAGCGACGGGAGCGGCCGCGGCAACCTGCGCCTCTCCTACAGCGGCGTCACGCTGGAGCAGATCGACGAGGGCATCGCGCGCCTGGCGAAGGTGACACGCGCAGCGCTCGCGAAGGCCGGGGCGCCCGCCGACTAA